The Rufibacter sp. DG15C region GCAGGTTGCGGCGCTCTGGCCGGTTCTTGAGGATGGCAAGCAGTTGGGAGGGCAGAAACTTCATAGCTATTTGCCTATACGAGAAAGACTTGTTTGGTTATGAGCGCCCGAAATAGAAATCCGTTTTTGGCCTGTTTTAAAGAAAACAGGCCAAAAACGGATTTCTAAAGCTTGGACACGTGGAGCCTACACCTTTACGGTTTTCCATTTGCCGCGCTTGAACAGGTAAATGCTCACCAAGGTAATAAAGGTCTCTGCTACCGGTATGGCAATAAAGACACCCAAGGGACCCAGCCCGAATGTCTTTGCCAACAGATAAGCTAAAGGAATCTGAAAGGCCCAAAAACCGCCCAGGTTCACCCAGGTGGGCGTCCAGGTGTCGCCGGCGCCGTTGAAGGTATTGATGAGTACCATCCCTATGCCATAGAAGATGTAGCCCACGCTCATGATCCTAATGGCTTGGATGGCCACCGCCTGTACTTGTGCGTCATTGGTGAAGAAAGCCACGAAATACCCGGCGCCCACTAAGCTGATCATCGTCACAAAGGCCATGAAAATGACATTGTATTTGACGGTTTTCCAGACGGCCTGCTCGGCGCGGTCAATCTGCTTAGCCCCCAGATTCTGGCCTACCAGCGTGGCGGCGGCGTTGCTTAGGCCCCAGGCGGGCAGAATGAAGAACATAAGCAGGCGCAAGGCCGTCTGGTACCCGGCAGAGCCGTGGTCACCGCCGGTGGTAGCCACCAACTGCGCCAAAAAAATCCAGCTGCAGGAGGCAATCACAAATTGCAAAACCGCCGGCGAGGCAATCTGGACCAAGGCTTTTATCTGAACCATATCCGGCACGAAGTGCGCCAGCCGCACCTGCAAGGCACCGTTACCTTTAATGAGGTGATACACTTGGTACGCCACGCCCAGTCCGCGGCCCAGCGTTGTGGCCATGGCCGCACCCGTCAATCCATAGGCCGGGATAGGCCCGAAACCGTTGATGAAAATAGGGCAGAGGATAATATTTGCCAAGTTGGCCACCCACAGACTTTTCATGGCAATGGCCGCGTTGCCGGCTCCCCTAAAGATACCGTTGATCAAAAACAGCAACATAATGAACAAGCTGCTTCCCATCATGAGCTGCATAAAGGGCGTTCCCACGCGAGCCACTTCGGCAGAGGCGCCCATCAGTAGGAGAATCTTAGTCGCGAATACTACGCCCAGCACGCTCAGCGCCAAGGTTATCACGCTGGCGATTAAGATGGCCTGCATGCCGGCCTTGGTAGCGGCTTCGGGGTCTTTCTCGCCAATGCGGCGGGCCACCACGGCGGTGGCGGCCATGCTAATCCCAATGGCCAGGGAGTAGATGACAGTCAGGACAGATTCAGTGAGCCCCACGGTCTGGATGGCGTAGGAACTGTTGTGCAGGTGCCCCACAAAATAGAGGTCCACCAGCGCGAAGACAGATTCCATGATCATCTCCAGCATCATGGGTATGGCCAACAGCACCACTGACCGCCGGATGCTGCCCACGGTGTAGTCCAGCTCTTCGCCGTTCAGAGATTGTTTTATAATAGAAATGAAAGCAGTCAGCTTTGCTTGAGCAGAACCCATTTGTAATAGAATAAGAAATTCAGGATAAGACAATGTCATGCTGCAAAGTTTCTAGAAGTGAAACCGCAGATGCAAGAGATAAGGAAGAGGACGTGCCCTGTTATTGGAAGCGGGCAGCTACTACAATCATGTGCGTACGCTTAGCTGACTGCAAGTATATATAAATTTTAGGAGAGGGAACAGGAAGGATTAATCTTTTTATGGGCACGTTACCTTAGAGAAGCGTTGGCGTGCACACCGTTTTTGGCCCGTTTTCCAGCAAACACCCCAAAAACGAGTGTTGGGGGTTAAGGCCCATAGCTTCTGCCGCCCAGTTTCAGTTGAGTTCAAAAACTGGTGAAAGGGCAGTTGTTACATATTATATTTGCCTAAAACCGCCTGGCGTCTCTTGCCTCTAAAAACAGCGTTCCAACACATGAAATCCCTAACCTCCTCCCTCCAGCATTTTGTGGTGCAGAAAGGGCGGCTTTCCAACAAAGAAGCCATCCACGCCATAGTGGGAGGGAGGGTGCTGGTGAACGGGCGGAAGGGGACCTTGCAGCAGCCATTGGCGGCTACAGAGGAGGTAACCTTAGACGGACAGGTTTTGAAAGCCCCACAGAAGTTTATCTACCTGGCTTACTACAAGCCGCGCGGGGTTGAATCTACGTTAAACCTACAAATCCCGAACAACCTGCAACAAGCTCTGGGATTGGAAGAACGCGTGTTTCCCATAGGGCGCCTGGACAAAGAGTCTGAAGGCCTCATGCTACTCACCAACGACGGACAACTCTACAACCGCATAGCCAACGCTGATAGCCACCAAGAAAAAGAGTACGTGGTAACGGTAGACAAGCCCTTAACGCCAGAGGCTCTTGCACAACTGGCGGCTGGCGTGGTAATTATGGGCCAAATGACAAGACCAGCCCAAGTACAGCAGATGGGTGATATGTCTTTTTCTATTGTTTTAACCCAAGGCCTTAACCGCCAAATCAGGCGCATGTGCTATAAGTTGGGATATGAAGTAGAGCGGTTAGTACGAGTGCGGATGGTGCGCTTGGAGTTGGGAGATCTGAAACCAGGAGAGTGGCAGGAACTGGGAGAGAAAGGTTTGAGCAATCTCTTAAGTTATATTTCTTAGTAGTATATAGAGGAATTTATCAGCTTCTTGTAAATACTAAGCGCGGCAAAATGATCCGGAACTCCTTGTTTTCTTCTTGGCAGTACCATACTACAATATGGGCTACCTCTGCTGAATTGAAAATGTACCCTTGGTGCTTAACAAGCCTTAAGCGTTCTTTAAATTTGTTTGAGAATTTCACTACGAATTGTCCGTCAAGTGAAAGTCCCTCTTCTATTTGTTCATTGCCAATTAGTGCATTACCAGAGCGCACTTTCTTTACAGCTTTTTGGGTATCTAAATTCCGGAAGTAACTCAGAAACACGTCAGACATTCCCAATTCTAATTGAATAACATTTAAAGCAGGATAGATAGTAGAATCTGTGGCTATCTTCAAGTTCTGAACTGGGAACTGGTTAAAGTAGGTCTGATCTGTGTGGACGTGTAACGTTTTCTTAGCTCTAGTAATAGCTACATAAACTACCCTCTTTCTGGCTTCAGTGGTTAATTTAAAATTCTTAAGAAGTAAATACACATGATCAAATTCTTTTCCTTTGGCTT contains the following coding sequences:
- a CDS encoding MATE family efflux transporter, whose protein sequence is MGSAQAKLTAFISIIKQSLNGEELDYTVGSIRRSVVLLAIPMMLEMIMESVFALVDLYFVGHLHNSSYAIQTVGLTESVLTVIYSLAIGISMAATAVVARRIGEKDPEAATKAGMQAILIASVITLALSVLGVVFATKILLLMGASAEVARVGTPFMQLMMGSSLFIMLLFLINGIFRGAGNAAIAMKSLWVANLANIILCPIFINGFGPIPAYGLTGAAMATTLGRGLGVAYQVYHLIKGNGALQVRLAHFVPDMVQIKALVQIASPAVLQFVIASCSWIFLAQLVATTGGDHGSAGYQTALRLLMFFILPAWGLSNAAATLVGQNLGAKQIDRAEQAVWKTVKYNVIFMAFVTMISLVGAGYFVAFFTNDAQVQAVAIQAIRIMSVGYIFYGIGMVLINTFNGAGDTWTPTWVNLGGFWAFQIPLAYLLAKTFGLGPLGVFIAIPVAETFITLVSIYLFKRGKWKTVKV
- a CDS encoding pseudouridine synthase — its product is MKSLTSSLQHFVVQKGRLSNKEAIHAIVGGRVLVNGRKGTLQQPLAATEEVTLDGQVLKAPQKFIYLAYYKPRGVESTLNLQIPNNLQQALGLEERVFPIGRLDKESEGLMLLTNDGQLYNRIANADSHQEKEYVVTVDKPLTPEALAQLAAGVVIMGQMTRPAQVQQMGDMSFSIVLTQGLNRQIRRMCYKLGYEVERLVRVRMVRLELGDLKPGEWQELGEKGLSNLLSYIS